The following proteins come from a genomic window of Candidatus Methylarchaceae archaeon HK02M2:
- a CDS encoding TRAM domain-containing protein, which yields MGKEYDVTITEISRRGDGIAKIEGFIIFVPDAKVGQQTRIKIVHIGNRFA from the coding sequence ATGGGCAAGGAATACGATGTCACCATTACTGAAATCAGCAGACGTGGTGACGGAATAGCGAAGATCGAAGGATTCATCATCTTCGTCCCCGATGCCAAAGTTGGACAGCAAACTAGAATTAAGATCGTTCATATTGGAAACCGATTTGCCAA